Below is a genomic region from Diabrotica undecimpunctata isolate CICGRU chromosome 7, icDiaUnde3, whole genome shotgun sequence.
TAGCCCTAGGGTGTTAACCCCAaggatataattttattttgttatttatttcgaGTTTTACTGAGTCTGCTGTCTAGAAGAGCTACCAGTTACAGGCACTATGTAagtaattttgatttttgtcgttTTGAAAGTCGTCGTGTCGTTTTTGAAAGGAATTGAAAGTTTAGTCTTTCTATTGTTTGATATAGCGATGTGACGAGTCGGATCTTTTCTGACTCGAGTTGATATATCGATCAACTCGAGTTGACTCGACTTGGTGTCGTAGCAGCGACCATTAGAAGGCACAAGACTAGTTGTTGATCTTTTTAAACAATTAGAAAACCAATAGGATAAAtgtaatattgttattaataaaaaattgtagGTATTTTCAATCAAATGTTTATTAACAATAAACTTgctatatttatatgtattacgtacgagtatgtataccttacatcctcttaataatattaattctaatactaattggaaaaaattaaaaatataacgaAAAAATAAAAGGAACTGTGAATGAGTctcaaatattaaaatttagttGATTGTGGTACACTTAATGATTTAAAGGTACTAACGTGCATCACTTTGCAGTTTTTAGATAACATTTATTATCTGTTGAATGTGTAAATAATATTCTAAAACTAATCAATATTGCACTCTTAAACAACAGCCATTAactacaaacattttaaagaaatctTTGATATCTACTTAATAGGCACAAGACCAGCAAAGTTAAGTAACTGTAAAGTACAACAAAACAAAACTTAAATAATTGTCTCCTTAGATAACAAAATAACTGCTTTTTCTTATTTATAAAAAGAATActtacagaaaataaaatattttttctttaaataaaattacaataaaataatatatacgtataaataACAAATTACTTCAATTTTCAGTACAGAAAGAGTTTAAAAATAATAGTTCGTCCACTTTTTTTGGCATGAGTCTGTTCCTTCTTTGATTAGTAAGTAATCCAGCTTTAGAAAAAAGGCGTTCTGATGGCACAGAGGTAGCAGGAATGCATAAATATTTATATGCCATTCGACATAGGGAAGGAAATATGTGTTCCCTTTGCTTCCAAAAATGTAGTGGGTCTTGCTTTCTATCTAGATATGGCAAATCTAGATATTGTGTTAAAACAATGGTAGCAGAGGAGATTGTTGTCTGTTGCATGACAGTGTCACTTATTTTCTTGTCAAAATCCTCCCATATATCGTCGTCATCGGCTTTAGCTGAAGTTCCAGATGTCGACACTACGGCTGGTTCTGGTATTTGCTCATGAACTTGTTGAAATTGTGCCAGTTCATCCAATACATATTTAATCGCCTTTTCTGCAGCACTGTCCGTTCCAAATGCCTTTTTTTTAAAACGTGGATCTAGAATGGTTGCCATTGATGCAGTTCGGTTAACTTCATAAACACCTAATCTTTCGTCTACATTTTTCAGTAACGATCGCTGTAGGTGTTTCCCAGGTTCAGTCAATGGAGTCTTCTTCTTTAAAGAACTTTGTAGTCCTCTAACTAGAGGGATAATGCATGACAGCGTCGGATATGTTTCCCCAGATAATGCGGTAGTGATTTTTTCTACTGGCTGTAAAATTACCACACAATCTTTTAGAATTAACCATTCAGCTGATGTCAAGTCTGATGGGGGCGAGTCAAGCAGTGGTAAAGTCGCGGATAGAGGATCTTTGACTCTCAATAATCTATCTAACATTAAATATGTCGAAGTCCACCTTGTTTGTACGTCTTGCTTAAGTTTGATTATATCTAAGTTCATTTGTCTCTGCTTGTCTCTCAGTGTATTAGACGATTTTATGCTCTGTTTAAAGTGGGCCACTATTGCACGACTTTTTAATATAACATCCAGCACTGCGGCATTTTTTAAATCAGAATTTCggtcattttcattatttttgctaATGCAGTCTTTTACGACGAGATTTAATGTGTGAGCAACACAAAAGTCATTTCTTTTGTTTAGGAAATCCTTGACTGCTTTTTTCATATTAGAAGCATTATCAGTTACAATGGTtactattttatcaaaaatttcccaatttaataatattgttcgcaaagCATTTGCAATATTTAATGATGTATGATGTTCAGACAGTTCAGTCGTTGAAATTACTATGGAATGcaattttacatcttttataaaATGTGCAGTTACACTTATATAGCTTTTTTGACTATCTGAACTCCATATATCTGTTGTCAGAGCTATATACTCTACACCTTGTAACTTCTCTTTTACTTCTAAACTGCATATTTTGTATTTGTCTTCCAGCATCTGAGCTATTTTTTTTCGCGATGGCAATATATAATCCGGGTTTAATTTGTTTGTATACTTTTTAAAACCTTCATTTTCAACTATTTGCAGTGGTTGCATATCTACCACAATCATGTCCAATAGTGCATCGTCAACAATTTTTTGGTTCATTTTTGTAGATACAGTTAAACGTATTTGTTTTGGGCGCTTTGGAACGGGTTCATTGAATGCTCTGACATTATGTATATGCGATGGTGTTAAAATGGTATTGTTTTGATGAGAATCTGTTCTATTCATCAAGGAGGTTCTAGAACTCTGTTCGGGTGCATTATTCTCTATTTTCTCACTTGTTAAATTTTGTCCAATCACTTCATTGTACTGAACTGtatgttttttctttatatgaTCAATTAATGACGTAGTGTTCCCTATGTATTTATATTCACAAGAGCATAATTTGCATACTGCTTTGGTTTTATCGTCGTTTTTTACAAAGAAATCCCACGCCACACTTGTTCTATTTCTAAGTGAcattgtatataaaaataatattcttgcaaTTTCGATACTGTTTAGTGTCTAAACCGAACTGATGCTGTTAACGTGAGTGGGGTTGATGAGTTGATCGACGCTAACACACGGTTTCACTCAATGACCGTCATAGAAAATACACAAGCTCACTGTTGCACTCAACGCCGACGACTCGACTAGACGAAACTTGACTAGGACTAGACTATGAATTCGTCGCGTCGGCTCTGGTACACGTCATCGGTGGTATGGTGATCGCAGACCGAGTTAGCTCGAGTTGTTAAAAACTGACGTCGAGTTTACTCGTTTACGATTTGACTCGAGTTGGATAACTCGACTCGCCCATCTCTAGTTTGATAGCAATATATTATATCGTCTGTAAATCTCAGATTTGTTACATATACAGAATGTGGTTGAACTAATTCTGTCTGCACTGGGAGCTCTACTATTTGATATTTGAGCTATAGCCCTATTACTTTTTTCATTATCTCTGGTATATTTTCCTTACAGCACTTAATTTAGTTCTTTTGAAATAGTAAAAACTAAATGATATAAATTAGATAAAGAATGTACtctatttttaaatgttattcaAGTGTTATCAGTTATCACAGtcattacaaatttttacattCCAATCAGCGTAAAAAAACGCAAAAGAGATTAAGATAGGTATTTCTAAATAGTTTTGTTCATTTCTTATCTTGAAATATACTAAAATTTCCAT
It encodes:
- the LOC140446167 gene encoding E3 SUMO-protein ligase ZBED1-like, which codes for MSLRNRTSVAWDFFVKNDDKTKAVCKLCSCEYKYIGNTTSLIDHIKKKHTVQYNEVIGQNLTSEKIENNAPEQSSRTSLMNRTDSHQNNTILTPSHIHNVRAFNEPVPKRPKQIRLTVSTKMNQKIVDDALLDMIVVDMQPLQIVENEGFKKYTNKLNPDYILPSRKKIAQMLEDKYKICSLEVKEKLQGVEYIALTTDIWSSDSQKSYISVTAHFIKDVKLHSIVISTTELSEHHTSLNIANALRTILLNWEIFDKIVTIVTDNASNMKKAVKDFLNKRNDFCVAHTLNLVVKDCISKNNENDRNSDLKNAAVLDVILKSRAIVAHFKQSIKSSNTLRDKQRQMNLDIIKLKQDVQTRWTSTYLMLDRLLRVKDPLSATLPLLDSPPSDLTSAEWLILKDCVVILQPVEKITTALSGETYPTLSCIIPLVRGLQSSLKKKTPLTEPGKHLQRSLLKNVDERLGVYEVNRTASMATILDPRFKKKAFGTDSAAEKAIKYVLDELAQFQQVHEQIPEPAVVSTSGTSAKADDDDIWEDFDKKISDTVMQQTTISSATIVLTQYLDLPYLDRKQDPLHFWKQREHIFPSLCRMAYKYLCIPATSVPSERLFSKAGLLTNQRRNRLMPKKVDELLFLNSFCTEN